The stretch of DNA ATCCCAAAATCAAATGCCGAATCTTACTATGGTCGTCTAGtgttagttaaaaaaaaaaattgtacaattTGTATAATCGTTATGTTGTTTGTGTTAGGACTCATATTTTAGACTAGTTCTACTTCTATTCAAACTCTgtagctagtatatatattttcttgtaATCTTAACCTGATTGAGACATTCAATTATTCTAAACCTAATATGGTATCATTCGCTAGGTTTTATTCCTGATGGCCGCTAATGATGGATCTGCCGGTGTTTCCTCCGAGCGGACCATTTCGGATTCGGTGGCTCTTACAATCCCGAATTCCCTGTCGTCGGCTCATCATTATGTGAGTATTAAACTCAGTAATCGCAACTTCTTGTTCTGGCGTGCTCAGATAGTCCCGTTTTTACGAGGTCAGAACCTCATGGGGTTCGTTGATGGTATTGTTACTGCGCCTTCGGCTACCTTGCCCGTCACCACCGGCGAGGTCTCCTCCCATGCAGCGGCAGTGAATCCGGCGTTCGCTCCATGGCAGCAGCAAGACCAATCGTTTGTTTGATCATTGTGTACGAACAAATTAAGATTAGGATGGTTAACAAACCGAATATAAACGAACgaaggttgttcgtgttcgtttatTAAAGTTCTTGAAAATTAtgttcgtgtttgtttgttaagggttcgtttaatttgttaatgtttgtgaacatgttcgttaacaatcacgttcatgaacatgttcatGTGCGTTTATGAACACTGAGTAACCAAACATTTGCATAGGTTAATGATCACAGTTCGTTTGTGAACAAAACATAATAtacgttcacgaacaataatcaaacaaataaTACAAGCTTGTGAACATGTTTGCGAACATTAGTAAACGAACACTAACCGAGCTTGTTCGTGaatattattaaacgaacacaaacgagtttGTTCACGATCTCTTAGCAAATGAGCTTACCACGGTTCAGActttgttcgtttattaactgagttataatttttgtttgttaacgtttgttaccttaataaacgaacataaacggaCGCGCTTaccgaacacgagtagtttgttgAAAGCTATGTTTGCTAACactcataattatatatgataatgaaGATATACATGTATTTGTTTGTTAAGCATTCGCTAGTGTTTATTAATAATGAACACATGCGCAAACGTGTTCACGAATATTAGTTAATACTAATGAAAACTTAACAAATGAACATgaacatgattttcaaaatattaacaaacaaacactAACATtctaaaaatcttaacaaataaatacaaacacCTCTAGTTTGTTTGTATCGATTACCCTAAGTGTGAAATCtatcattttatataaatgtctgaataatatgacattttttttaaaaggagtACTTTGTGTTCAGATAGCATGTAATTATACATGTGTTAGTAGTACGGTGAAatatcaatattgatgtttgattatatatatatacatgttggtAGTACGGTAAGataattgatcataatataataacatctAAAGTatcaatatgaatatatataaaaaaaaaaaaagcaaaacaaaaatataaaaatattaatccaaacaTAAAAATTGGATTACTAAATATGATTTTGATTATcgtttttagtatataaatctaatgaaccaaacacacctttaaTAAGGTTGCTCTAATAGTTTCTCCCGCCCTGATTTTGTTCATACTTTCTATTCCGTTCCCTCCCAACATTTTCTAGGGTTTTATATTTCTCCCCCAATTTCCCTCCCTTTTCTTTCAAATCTCTCCCCTATCTCTCTCCGGTCGATATGCCGACGCTCAGCTGGAGGCATCACACCCTCATACAAGCTCTGCTCTCTCGCGGCCCTCTCAAGGAAGCCGATTTCAAATCCATCTTCCATACTGTAACCGAAAAACCTCCAGGttttcccttttccttttcgctttattattttttctccaaaatttcGCTCCATTTTTCTCGATTGAACTCCGTTTAACTCCCTACTGCTCCGAAAGATTCCCTCTTTTGCACTGAATTCCTGTAAAGGTTTCAGAAGTCTTCATTCTTTAGTATAAAAATGTAAACTTTTATAGGATTTTTAAAGAAATACCCGTGCTGTTAGGCTCCAGATAGTTAAACTTGTGATATCTTTTATGCGATTCGTCACTTTTAGATTGTATTTTAAGGTTGATCGtgattttatatttgtttttgtttattttagcCACACATGGGCAGCTATTTAATGATTTTATACGCAAGATAAATGCTGAACTAGCATACGTGCAGTTTGAATTGAGGGCATGTAGGAATCAGTATGATGGAAGTGTATATTATGGAGTTGTGAATAATGTTTCTGATGAACAGTCAAAGCTTGGGACAAAATACTCTGTTCCTCAAATTGCTTTCTATAAGGCCATGGTAAGTTATGTTTTTAATCATCTTACTACCTTTCATgctctttttattatttatttattttagtattattcctttttcttcaaattttccccaaaaaacATATGCATCTGTCAGGGAAAAGAGGTTAATAGGAGAGAATTCAGTTACTCTGTATTTAATGCATTAAACAATGGGTTGATTTCATGGCTTTAAACTTTTATGTTCTGACTACCATAGGGTGTTGCAATCAAATTTCTAAAAGTTACACTTATTATTTCTATTGGCTACTCAGTATTTCATATACTTTTTTGGTATCTGGTATCTTTTTTATCGCTCCCATTAGGTGGAAGCAATTGTCCAGGATGGGACTGAAGGCACCATATCAAAAATTCAGGCTATAAATATACGTTTGGAAAATCAGGTTTGTTGACTTGCCACCATTAACTGATCATCCATGGCATGTaatcttattatattttatccTTTGTGATTTGTTCATTTCGTGCATTTCTGGGAATGTTATGTCtagattgattaaaaaaaaagcctTCCTTTTGCTATATATACTAGTGTTTCACTGGTGAGACTAAAATGTTCTAGAATGATAATGGTGTTCCATAATATTGATTAAGGCATGATTAACTAGTGAAGCTTTTACCTCACTCACAGCCAACTTTGCTTAACTATTTTATGTGAAATtttttatggggtatttatttatttattctaaagCACACTATAATTAAAGTAGTTTGTTGCCAACGTCCATACAATTTTTCTAGAGAAAGTTTACAATTCCCAATGTCTCAAATTTATTGTTTCCTAAGGTACAACCAATTTATGTTTTCTCTCCTAGTCTCCACTGCTCTTCTTGACAATTCAGTTGGTCTCCAGGTCCTCGCTGGGACAAGCTCACAGTCTCAAACAGAATCAAGCCAGGTTCCAGCTGCAATTAGGAATTTCTCAATGTCTCAAAAGGAAAAGACAATAGAAGAGCTTGTTAGGGACCAGTGGCTTTGCTCAACATCAGATGGTAAGATTGGACTAGGGGTGCGCTCTTTTCTTGATCTCAGGAGTTGGTTTCGCAGCAACGAGGTTCCAACATGTGAAGTTTGCAATGAGGCTGCTGTGAAGGTCTATACTTTTATCTGTGATTGCTTCCTTTACATAATTATCACATCATATGGTTTATACCTATCATGTGCACCCAATCATGCTGTCACTATTTTGAGCAGGTGGAATCATGCCCTAACGAAAGCTGTAATGTAAGAATCCATGAATACTGTCTCCGAATGAAGTTCTCTCAAAGAAAGGTAAATtttccctccaaaaaaaaaaaacaatggaaaaatttgacttagatgCATGAGCTTGATGAGCTGGAATAATTGCTTCATCTCCAGGCTGCGAAAGTTTGTCCAGGTTGTCGCGCAGACTGGCCATTTACTATTGCTAAAGCAGAATATTTAGAAGAGGAAGATGCGCCTGCTCCATCTCAAAGTAGGCAGACTCGGGAATCCtcaagaaagaaacaaaaaacctGCCAAGAAAGTGTTGCTGACAATCTAGGGCCTAGTTCCACTCAGAATACTGCCTCCACAATCACAAGGGTAACTCGGCGTTCTACCCGGCTGAAGAGTACAAGCTAATGTACATGCCATTTTATGTTCCAATCTATTATCTTTTGCCCAGCACCATCTGAAGCAACTTGTGAAGCTGTAGAAGCTTTTGCGTGCTAGAATGGTTTAATGATAGCTACTCTTGGTAATCTATGATCTAACTTACTGATTGTAAATAACACCAGTAAGTGTAGTTTTTGCTTATCTTGTAAAGAGAACAACTTCTTTTTAGTATTATCTTGTTAAGTGAACCAAGTTCTATGAAAGAGGATTGAAATTTCGATATTGGTATATGAATTTTCAAGATTAAAGGGGCATTTTATGACTAAATAATACTAATGCCAGCTCTCCAACGATCCGTTGTAGTCTAGTTGGTTAGGATATTTGGCTCTCACCCGAAagacccgggttcaattcctgGCAACGGAATTGATCTTTTTCCATGACATTGAgtctataatttttattttatttaaattttaaaattaatcagTTTTAATTTAAGATGTAAATAGGCAATACTTGATACAAGTATAAAGTAAAGAAAGTATAAAGTAAAGAATTACCTCCACTAGAATTCAAATAgaaatactaattaatgaggAACATTAACGTTAACTGCAATTTACTCCATCTTATatatccacattccacaaaCCCATTATCTCAGTTGACATCAGAAAGTCCGCAAGGAAggtgcaatttttatttttttttattttttatttttttattttttttgggtttggtCATCTTATAGTTATAATGTTATTGTTAGGCAGTGGCCAGTTATGAGGGCTGAGTTCAATATTCTATctagttatattattattcaactttgatattttttatGATTTGCATTACATTTAACTATTTAAGGCCCTACAACAAATGTATCAAagtgatctttttttttttttttttttttccctatagCTTAGCTTGTGACAGATCAAAGAACTCCTAGAGTACTACATGGAGACGAAGATTATTGACTCTAAGATATTCAAAATCGATTTAATGCCATCACATCACAGTGATGCGGTATGGGATGAATGCGATCTTGGAGAAGTTGTCGGGATCTTAATTTCCTATAATACATCCAACATAGCATCTCTATGTTTTTTCTATGCCAAGAACAACGTCTTCCAAATGCCTACACAACATGGCCGGCTAGAAGGAAGCTCTCGGATGGTTTGTGTATTAAAGTTATACTATTTGAAAACTTATTATTGTTggaattttcaaattttgctttTCCTTTGGCTATATATATGCAGATCTTGCTAGATTATCCAACAGAGATTCTTACTTCAGTGCATGGCTATCGCAATGCAAAGAATGTCACATCCATAACATTTGTAACTAACAAGGCCAAATATGGACCCTTTGGGAAAGTTTACTCTAACAACTGGTCTACGAACGACGATAGCTTCGATTTGCAATTAGAGAGCAAAGTTGGTTTGATTAGTGGATTTCATGGTACTGTTTACAATGGCTGTATCGGAAGCATTGGAGTTTACTTGACACTAACTTCTACCCAATCTCAATTTTCATCAGGACAAGTGGAATTGGAGTATGTCTAGAAATTGAGTTGCAATTGGCCTGGCTACGATCAAATTGGCAACCTGCGTATAagatttaacaatatttattgtttaaatttgaCCACGAgcatattatattgttaaacaatttcAGTATACTTATCTGTTTGATCATGAAAAATTTACTGTGATATGAAGTGTAACTTGATTGTCAAAATCCTCTCAGccttatttacaatttaaaatctTACTACATATTGATTGTTGACTGAAATCGAATTCtaactcataatttttttgtctttattGGCTATATGTAGATTAAGTTAGATTATCCAACAAAATTCGTTACTGCGTGGTGCATgcctataaatttatatatttaaatttaaatattgattgggggaagaaaaagagaaatggATAAACATCATGATCCCAATCTGCAAGGACATGTCATAATAGAAAATAGGTATACAATTTGGGAGTCCAAATTACTCCATATTTATATCacttttgtcaaataatttatGAATAGAATTACCTATTGTAATCCACAACTCAGTCTATCTTTCACCCGAGCCTCTCTACCTCTCACCATCTCACTTCCGACAATTCTTACAAAGACGCAAATCACAATCACCTTCGAGGCTTAGACTGGTTCTTCTTTTGAATTTCTGGTATtgaatttttgttcttttttgttAATGGTCAGCTGAGTCTTCTTTTGCTGAATGTGAATGGAGATTTTGTGATAACGGGTCTGTGGATGAGTTGGTGTTCtcttttgattttatatattttgatatatatctGAAAGAGTGCAATGGTTCTTTTTTATTCATGTAAAGTTCATTCTTTTGACTGTTTTGAGTATATCTATTTTTATCCTTCCCAAAAATACGGGTTCATTACAAATGCCTTGAGTAAGATGCGACCGGAATCCTTTCATAAAGTGTCGGTCGCTAGCTGTTCGATAAAAtgcttagcttagcttagcttaacatttcaaaatattatgaCTGCATTTGAAAACacacagagaaaaaaaaaagaatcatttTTTGTATTTGCTAAATGAAGTTATTTTGGTTATGATGATGTGGATAGGTAAACGGGGATGTTGTCACTGTCCAATCCAAGCTTCTCTCTGAAGCAGCTTCCTACTGTTGTGTCAGCTCGTCCAATTTCTAGTACAAGGTTCAGTTTCTTCAGTCTCATTGATCATCCACAAAGAATTAGCTTGGGGTTTCATTTTTCTGGTAGCTACCAATTGAGGGCTCGAGTAAGAGAATTGGCCCGAGCTGCACTTTGGGAAGATCCTGATAATGAGAGTGAGAGTGATTATGAGTATGAGGAGGAAGATGAAGGGGAAGAAGGGGAAGAAGGTGAGGAGAGTTGCAGTGAATTGGAAGCAGGGAGAGATAGCAGCATGCTTGAGAACAGTATCAATGGCATATCAGATAGCAACTATGAAGAGGAGCTTGTGAAAGGTCCATATTTCTGGCTTATCTACTCCATATTACTTTCTTGTTTTTAGTTTAGCACTTTAGCTGTTAActacggtttttttttttttttttttttttttttttttttttttttttttttttttttttNNNNNNNNNNNNNNNNNNNNNNNNNNNNNNNNNNNNNNNNNNNNNNNNNNNNNNNNNNNNNNNNNNNNNNNNNNNNNNNNNNNNNNNNNNNNNNNNNNNNNNNNNNNNNNNNNNNNNNNNNNNNNNNNNNNNNNNNNNNNNNNNNNNNNNNNNNNNNNNNNNNNNNNNNNNNNNNNNNNNNNNNNNNNNNNNNNNNNNNNNNNNNNNNNNNNNNNNNNNNNNNNNNNNNNNNNNNNNNNNNNNNNNNNNNNNNNNNNNNNNNNNNNNNNNNNNNNNNNNNNNNNNNNNNNNNNNNNNNNNNNNNNNNNNNNNNNNNNNNNNNNNNNNNNNNNNNNNNNNNNNNNNNNNNNNNNNNNNNNNNNNNNNNNNNNNNNNNNNNNNNNNNNNNNNNNNNNNNNNNNNNNNNNNNNNNNNNNNNNNNNNNNNNNNNNNNNNNNNNNNNNNNNNNNNNNNNNNNNNNNNNNNNNNNNNNNNNNNNNNNNNNNNNNNNNNNNNNNNNNNNNNNNNNNNNNNNNNNNNNNNNNNNNNNNNNNNNNNNNNNNNNNNNNNNNNNNNNNNNNNNNNNNNNNNNNNNNNNNNNNNNNNNNNNNNNNNNNNNNNNNNNNNNNNNNNNNNNNNNNNNNNNNNNNNNNNNNNNNNNNNNNNNNNNNNNNNNNNNNNNNNNNNNNNNNNNNNNNNNNNNNNNNNNNNNNNNNNNNNNNNNNNNNNNNNNNNNNNNNNNNNNNNNNNNNNNNNNNNNNNNNNNNNNNNNNNNNNNNNNNNNNNNNNNNNNNNNNNNNNNNNNNNNNNNNNNNNNNNNNNNNNNNNNNNNNNNNNNNNNNNNNNNNNNNNNNNNNNNNNNNNNNNNNNNNNNNNNNNNNNNNNNNNNNNNNNNNNNNNNNNNNNNNNNNNNNNNNNNNNNNNNNNNNNNNNNNNNNNNNNNNNNNNNNNNNNNNNNNNNNNNNNNNNNNNtttttttttttttttttttttttttttttttttttttttttttttttttttcagaagtTGAACTGCTTTTGGGGCCAGAAGAAAGAGCCACTCTGCAACAAAATGAAACTCCTCAGATGGACAAAATATTAACTGTAAGTAATGTGTTCTGAGTTCTGACATGCTTGTTTCTAGTATTGTGCATGTCACTATGAGCTGTGGATTTGAGTCTGTGATTATAAGATCTAATTAGTAACTGTATGCTTGTGGGAATTGTTTTTAAAACCTTTGAATTGATTGACTCTGGTTCAGGAAAAATGGAACCCTATTCATACTCTTGCACTAGCAGGGCAGATGCAGTTTATGGACCAACTTCTTGGAAATGGCCTCAATGTGGATATGATTGATAAGGTTGGATTCATTTAGGCTTCCAAgatttataaacaaataatcCAAAGGCtggattttgatttgttttttctcCAGCAATGGTCTAAATTGATTTGGTGAAACAGGATGGAAGGACTGCACTTCACTATGCAGTTATTGGTAAAAGAGAGGCTGTCATAAGTCATCTTCTACGAAAAGGCGCCAACCCTCAGGCTAGAGACCTGGTGAGATGATCCTCCTTTTTTGAGTCCCGCAGCCACTACCCAAGGGTGTGTACggggtaaaccccgccttgtgaccctagccaacAAAGAACCACAGGGAGATAAACCAACCTTGGTTACCTATAGCTAACctgctcaaaccaagaaggccaatctAGGCCACTCTGGCTGGGAGTTGAACTTGCAACTttgtagttaccaagtcaacagtctGACTAACTTGACTGGGGTTACCCCCAAGATGATCCTACATGTTCATACACTTCATGGCTGTTTGTTGTGTTCCTTAGAGGCTGTATATAGCTGTTTATCCTCATTGCAGGACGGTGCCACGCCACTCCATTATGCAGTTCAAGTTGGAGCAATGCAGACTGTCAAGCTATTGATTAAGTACAACGTTGATGTCAACATTGCTGACAATGTAAGAGTGCAGGTTCATTCTGTTTAATATAGTTTCAAGAGGTccgtatttaaaaaatattttgctgTCACAGGAAGGCTGGACAGCACTCCATGTCGCTGTACAAAGTAGAAACAGAAACATAGTAAAAGTTTTGCTAGTCAACGGAGCAGACAAGTCGAGGAGGAATAAGGTGACATCTTTTAGAAAGTATGAAAAGTTTTATAGTTcaaatatgattatatgaaaACGAGAATTAGTGTTATGTAATGTTTGTTTCAGGATGGGAATACAGCCCTTGATCTGAGCTTATGTTATGGGAAAGATTTCAAGTCATACGATCTAGCCAAGTTAGTAAAGCTTGTACCAGCCGAGAGTGCGCCAATATTTGGATGAAGCCATTGCAGAACTTGCAAGTGCTAATCAACATTGTACGGTCAGGGAGATCGATAACAGGACGAAAATGGTTAAGATTCTGAAAGTCGCCATTGTTGGCAACAGAAGAATTTTGGGTTAAGGACTGAAACAGATTATATGATGGAATCTGAAAATCTCTGATCGGAAACAGGAGAGTTTCCGGTGGCATCAACAGAGGGATCTTCATCAAGAAAATAATCGTCAGAGGAGTTCGAGGAGTCTAATGAAACTGGATTAATGTTGTCCATGGGAGAATTAAGGATGGTTTCTTCTGAACTCTAGAGGTCTCATTAAGTAGGAATTTTCAATGGAAgagctggtttttttttttttgggtgaactgGAAGAGCTGTTATAGATGTTGTTGTATCATGCGACTTGCTAGATAATGATAGTgcaatacaaaaattaattaattaattaaatggtcAAAGAAAAGTTTATGGTAAATTGGTAATACACATGAACTTCAAGTGTAGCAATTATCTGATTCATATTTTAGCTTAAGTAAAAAATCAAACTCTATATACACaatttaaatcaaattgaaattcgtctcataataataaagattaatattataaaaatcagCATAGACAACAACCTAGTATAGACTCATAGGGCTTAGGCTAAAGGAAATAATGGAAAAATTGGCCAATGTTCAAGATAACAAAAGATGAGTAGCTACTAGTCCACTTCAAATTCAAGCAAATCTTTTCcttcattaatttattatgtatttaattaaacaatatattcTTAGTTACTACTATACCACTTTACGTACAAGCTCAAGCAAGCTTCTTCACTTGGAAGATATAGTAGAAACACTCCCACAATATTATCAAtcacatatttttgtttttttttataaataaaactaaaaatccTTTGTGTACAATATAGTTTAGAATTTCATTTTGCACATACCAATGGGATAAATGGATAATATTCAACACCATTATTGTTttttcatagctactttctcaacccaccgaagcacaaagagtcatctatgtgagagtgttttccaagacaccgagtgccactagaccacaaggtctttggccataGATATCAtgtttgattaaaaataaagtaattaaaaagaaaacattgaGAAAAGTAACAAATACTCCAATTCCAAGGAGGTCAACCCCTTACCATATGAAGACTAACttattttatgatattttatttgtcatgattattatttgttggttaaaatttttcattctttggttattttcttaaatatttttttttgtaattttaattttcttttggtgtttaatgtattttgtgtagtttctaattatataaattttatatattaaaatcaaattaaataatacccAAAAATTGAATTGCAAGTAACAAACAACTTtagaaatatatacattttcaatctctgttacaatgcaatatgtgttcatacatacatacattttcaatctattgttattacttattattactataagtcaactattatttttttgcaaaaaaaacaaaaaaaaaaaacaaaaaacaaaaattgaagcAGCTAGCTAGCCCTACTTTCTGCTAAACAAAGGGAACCAGCGTTCTTGCAGAGAAGAGTGGTGAGAGATCATGAAGAGGAGAAAAATGAGCAGAACACCAACTCCCACCGGCGACCCTCCCACGCGGTGGAGCGACTCTTTCTCCGGGAACGAGATCGCGAACGGGACCCTCTCCCGGTCGTCGCTAGACAGCCAGTGGACGGCGAGCAGCAGAAGGAGCGGGAACAGGAGGAGGCAAATCCGAGCTTGGTCCATCAGATCCTCCAACATGGAGTCGTAGTTGATGTACCAtgtgaagaagaggaagaagaggaggatcgccaggaagaagaagaagatgggaAAATCTGACAAGTATTGAAGGTAGTCGTAGTATGAAGTGTAGTGGTGCCTAGCCATGGTGATATGGTCATATTTATAGAAAGAAATGATTCTTAAGTAATGTAATTAGCCATACAATAATAGAGGCAGCTGTTGAAATATTATATTggcataaatattatattgtcacattgtggtctagtggcacccggttgcattTTATGTGGaggggtgagttcgagcctcagtggaagcgCTGTCTCTTTGTgcaagtagttatgaacagagttagtagtattaataAAAAAGGTCTGTAATtaagttacattttttttaataatatgattCTGTATTTCTCAATTTCCTGAAGCACAACCACAGTAGTAAGTGTGCCTCCTCAAAGGTTCTGGGAATTTCTAGATTGAAGTGGATATTGGTTTTGCTTGGGGATGAAAAAGACAGTGGTGGAGTAAGGGGTAGACATGCAGGCCAGCTAGGGAGTTTCATGTCACTTTCCTTCATGTTTTTATCACTTTATTATCTTTAATTCATTATTGGTGCCTGCCCCTGAAACGTACTCTCCCTCTAAGGTGGATAGGTTAGTGCATATTCATGAATTTTCGGGAAAGGAACatgtttaaactttaatttgatgCTAAAGATGCTTTAtcttgaaaattataatttatttttccgcTTCACTGCTGCTAATAATTTATTGGGGCTCAATATCATAACCTCTTATAAGAGAGAGCCGCTGTATGCCATTTGAACATGTACATGTGTTCATAAATTCAAAGTTTGATGTTCATAAACTAAACTCTACCatgtaattttacatatattcaTAAATTCAAAGTTTGATGTTTATAAACTAGACAATTTTAGTGGATCCTGATCGTATAACTAttggaaatttggaatatcaCAATATTGCTACGGGGATTGGGCTCCAATCGGCTATCAAGCCCAACAATGGGAACTTGAAATATTAAGATCCAAGTCAAGAATTTGGCTTTATTTAACTTGGAGTGAGAGATAAAACTATCAAGTATCAAGCGTGGTCCAAACAAAACAACTTCAGATGGCGTCGCCCGGACTCGAACCggagaccttcagtgtgttagactgacgtgataaccaactacaccacgacACCAATCTGTCAGCTTTACTGagttaaaactttttaaaagctAAACCTAAGCATAGAAGCTAACTCCTTATTAGTAGCTGAAAGGGGTAGGTGAGACGGTGAATAGAtaaaacatgattcttataCCTAAATAccaagaatttaatttttgtcaatattcttttaatcaaattttttatACATGATCTCTTGTAAATACTATTTACATTATAAATACTTGCAAAAATTCAATAAAGAGATGATGAAACGAGGAAGAAAAGTGGAAAACCAAGAAAATGGGTTTGCCATACTAAACTGTATGAAATTACtttaatgaaaatattaaggagcaaaaaaaaaaagaagaggaaaatggattattattagATCAACACATTAAGAGAGAGTAAAATgagatttattttcttttcttggtaCATCCAATTGATCCCATGATAATGATCAATTTTTGTACTTATAGCTATATATATcgataattatcaaattatttatttatatgtataaagtTAATTAACTATAGGTATAAAATATGTGacttaaggtacataatttttgtatcaaa from Ipomoea triloba cultivar NCNSP0323 chromosome 7, ASM357664v1 encodes:
- the LOC116024893 gene encoding uncharacterized protein LOC116024893; translated protein: MPTLSWRHHTLIQALLSRGPLKEADFKSIFHTVTEKPPATHGQLFNDFIRKINAELAYVQFELRACRNQYDGSVYYGVVNNVSDEQSKLGTKYSVPQIAFYKAMVEAIVQDGTEGTISKIQAINIRLENQVLAGTSSQSQTESSQVPAAIRNFSMSQKEKTIEELVRDQWLCSTSDGKIGLGVRSFLDLRSWFRSNEVPTCEVCNEAAVKVESCPNESCNVRIHEYCLRMKFSQRKAAKVCPGCRADWPFTIAKAEYLEEEDAPAPSQSRQTRESSRKKQKTCQESVADNLGPSSTQNTASTITRVTRRSTRLKSTS
- the LOC116024750 gene encoding ankyrin repeat domain-containing protein EMB506, chloroplastic-like is translated as MLSLSNPSFSLKQLPTVVSARPISSTRFSFFSLIDHPQRISLGFHFSGSYQLRARVRELARAALWEDPDNESESDYEYEEEDEGEEGEEGEESCSELEAGRDSSMLENSINGISDSNYEEELVKEVELLLGPEERATLQQNETPQMDKILTEKWNPIHTLALAGQMQFMDQLLGNGLNVDMIDKDGRTALHYAVIGKREAVISHLLRKGANPQARDLDGATPLHYAVQVGAMQTVKLLIKYNVDVNIADNEGWTALHVAVQSRNRNIVKVLLVNGADKSRRNKDGNTALDLSLCYGKDFKSYDLAKLVKLVPAESAPIFG
- the LOC116024751 gene encoding myrosinase-binding protein 2-like isoform X2, which gives rise to METKIIDSKIFKIDLMPSHHSDAVWDECDLGEVVGILISYNTSNIASLCFFYAKNNVFQMPTQHGRLEGSSRMILLDYPTEILTSVHGYRNAKNVTSITFVTNKAKYGPFGKVYSNNWSTNDDSFDLQLESKVGLISGFHGQVELEYV
- the LOC116024751 gene encoding myrosinase-binding protein 2-like isoform X1; amino-acid sequence: METKIIDSKIFKIDLMPSHHSDAVWDECDLGEVVGILISYNTSNIASLCFFYAKNNVFQMPTQHGRLEGSSRMILLDYPTEILTSVHGYRNAKNVTSITFVTNKAKYGPFGKVYSNNWSTNDDSFDLQLESKVGLISGFHGTVYNGCIGSIGVYLTLTSTQSQFSSGQVELEYV